From the Aquirufa lenticrescens genome, the window GCCGATTAAATAGGGACGCATCAAACGCGTGAAACTAACGCCAGAACTCAGAATGGCAATAATTTCCGTCTTGGCTGCAAGGTTTGCGGTAAAGAAAACGGTCGCGATAAAGACCATTAAAGGACTAATATACGAGGCCCAATAGGGAATGAAATTCAGGTAATAATCGAAGAGAATCTCACGTAATGGCGCCTCTTTGCGAATAAAATCATCAATTTTCTCCGTGTAGTCGATCACCATCACGATAAGAACGATGATGAAAACGGCGAAAACGTAGGTCTTCAGAAATTTCTTTAAAATGTAATAATCAAGAATTTTCATGCTTAGCAGCAGCGCTTGGGTCGTAATTTAAACCAGAGAACCAATGTATAAATAATACACGAGCAGTCCTAAAATTAGCCGGCACTAACAGCAGCGAAACGGTCGTGATAGGCACCACGTAGCCCTCAGCCGGAGGATCGTTTAGGAAATTAAAGACCAGTATTCCCCCTACTAACATGATCCCCACCGTAAACGCATAGGAGATGTACATCGCGCCGTAGAAAAATCCCGGTTCTACCTCGTAGCGAACGTCACAAGATGGACAGTGTTCGTGCATTTGAGCAAAATTAAGGACATTCCACCATTTGTATTTGAACAGACGGCCTTCGTGGCAATGCGGGCAACGAGCGTTAAACATAGCCGTTAGCTTGCTGGGATTTGACATAGAATCGGGTAATTTGTGCCCAAAGGTAAAGAAAATTAGACGATTAAACGTAACAAAGGTCACGTTACGGAGGCTTTTTGTATCTTTGCTAAAATTAAACACACTCTTATGTATTCAACTTTCGTTACCATTCACTCGATCTTGTTTCTAGTGGTTTTAGCCCTAGGAATTTTATCTATTTTCAAAGGCTTGACAGGCAAAACTTTCAC encodes:
- a CDS encoding DUF983 domain-containing protein produces the protein MSNPSKLTAMFNARCPHCHEGRLFKYKWWNVLNFAQMHEHCPSCDVRYEVEPGFFYGAMYISYAFTVGIMLVGGILVFNFLNDPPAEGYVVPITTVSLLLVPANFRTARVLFIHWFSGLNYDPSAAAKHENS